In Neorhizobium galegae, the following proteins share a genomic window:
- a CDS encoding formate dehydrogenase subunit delta encodes MSHDQSPEQLVLDKLVRMANQIATFFLSQPEKVRAEGVATHINKFWEPRMRRHLFEHLDNGGAGLLPLVVEASTLIRRPEAKVGSGVGVGQDATEGAPGGKGPAEGESFSEPSIPESAA; translated from the coding sequence ATGTCGCATGACCAAAGCCCCGAGCAACTGGTGCTCGACAAACTGGTCCGGATGGCCAACCAGATCGCCACCTTCTTCCTGTCGCAGCCGGAAAAGGTGCGCGCCGAGGGCGTCGCGACGCATATCAACAAGTTCTGGGAGCCCCGCATGCGCAGGCACCTTTTCGAGCATCTCGACAATGGCGGGGCAGGGCTGCTGCCGCTCGTCGTCGAGGCTTCGACGCTGATCCGCCGGCCGGAGGCCAAGGTCGGATCGGGCGTCGGGGTCGGCCAGGATGCGACGGAAGGTGCGCCGGGCGGCAAGGGGCCCGCCGAAGGAGAATCGTTTTCCGAACCAAGCATTCCGGAGAGCGCCGCATGA
- the fdhD gene encoding formate dehydrogenase accessory sulfurtransferase FdhD, with product MTLFSTTATAPEIARRNGVTRAGSRVVPEEVPIAFSYGGSTHAVMMASPADLEDFAVGFSLTEGIITSMGEIESISVVEEGAGLDVQVTLLEDKEDALRARRRHMAGPVGCGLCGIESIEQAMRPVPDVSAVTMALSAKEVSEAVVALNSAQPLHRQTHAVHGAGFVVPGKGLVAVREDVGRHNALDKLAGAVTREGIKGSAGVVVVTSRISVEMVQKTAILGSPVLIAISAPTALAIRTAEAAGMTLIALTRGEDFEIFTRTDRITTGVVADVA from the coding sequence ATGACCTTATTCAGCACCACCGCCACCGCCCCCGAGATCGCGCGCCGTAACGGCGTGACCCGCGCCGGTTCGCGGGTGGTGCCGGAGGAGGTGCCGATCGCTTTTTCCTATGGTGGGTCGACCCATGCCGTGATGATGGCCTCTCCGGCGGATCTTGAGGATTTCGCGGTCGGCTTCAGCCTCACGGAAGGCATCATAACGTCGATGGGGGAGATCGAGAGCATTTCCGTTGTCGAGGAAGGTGCCGGTCTCGACGTCCAGGTGACGCTTCTCGAGGATAAGGAAGACGCGCTACGCGCCCGTCGGCGGCATATGGCAGGGCCGGTCGGCTGCGGGCTTTGCGGTATTGAATCGATCGAGCAGGCCATGCGTCCGGTGCCGGATGTTTCCGCAGTGACGATGGCGCTCAGCGCCAAAGAGGTGAGTGAAGCTGTCGTGGCACTCAACAGTGCGCAGCCGCTGCATCGGCAAACCCATGCGGTTCACGGCGCCGGCTTCGTCGTACCAGGCAAGGGGCTGGTTGCCGTCCGCGAGGATGTCGGACGCCACAATGCGCTCGACAAGCTTGCCGGAGCGGTCACCCGCGAGGGCATCAAGGGTTCGGCCGGCGTCGTGGTCGTCACCAGCCGCATCTCGGTCGAGATGGTGCAGAAGACGGCTATCCTTGGAAGCCCGGTGCTGATCGCCATTTCCGCCCCCACCGCACTTGCCATCCGCACGGCGGAAGCGGCGGGCATGACGCTGATCGCGCTGACGCGCGGCGAGGATTTCGAGATTTTTACGCGGACCGATCGCATAACCACTGGAGTTGTCGCCGATGTCGCATGA